A region of Sulfitobacter faviae DNA encodes the following proteins:
- a CDS encoding DUF7282 domain-containing protein gives MKKFASTAIALSMIAGGAWADAHAMAMVEASGQDVSNGVVTADKVMAGENGWLVVHRTDADMKPGPVVGYAPLRAGENMDVVAILQEDVASGDMLMLMVHSEDGGMKTGVFEYTLGAKEDGPIKPNGELVMTVVTAD, from the coding sequence ATGAAAAAATTTGCAAGCACCGCAATCGCCCTGTCCATGATCGCCGGTGGCGCATGGGCGGATGCCCATGCCATGGCCATGGTCGAAGCCTCGGGTCAGGATGTATCGAATGGCGTCGTCACTGCCGACAAGGTGATGGCGGGCGAGAATGGCTGGCTGGTTGTGCACCGCACCGACGCCGACATGAAGCCCGGCCCCGTGGTCGGCTACGCCCCGCTGCGCGCGGGCGAGAACATGGATGTCGTCGCGATCCTGCAAGAGGACGTGGCTTCGGGCGACATGCTGATGTTGATGGTTCATTCCGAAGATGGTGGCATGAAAACCGGGGTGTTCGAATATACGTTGGGCGCCAAGGAAGACGGGCCGATCAAACCGAATGGGGAGCTGGTGATGACGGTTGTCACTGCCGATTGA
- a CDS encoding CCA tRNA nucleotidyltransferase, which yields MGDTNEPMIPTGTRWLHDEDAQRVCRVVQEGGHPIYFVGGCVRDALLGLPDSDVDLSTEAMPETVMALAKAAGVKAVPTGIDHGTVTLVSGGKPFEITTFRRDVETDGRRAVVAFSTDIADDARRRDFTMNALYATPEGRVVDPLGGLPDLRARRLRFIEDAGQRIREDYLRTLRYFRFMAWYGDPEVGPEPDALDAIASNLDGLETLSAERVGQEFKKLLRAPDPAPALALMRQTGALPVLLPGSNDRWISMLVHFEQGLGLDPDWLVRLAALGGEGLTDRLRLSKAEVKHLTLLQEQGFAGPPLPELAYRHGAGVAIGVALLRGCMAEQMPETGMLETIKAAAAARFPVTAKDLMPAFKGPALGQELARLEQLWINSGFTLTRADLLARRS from the coding sequence ATGGGCGACACGAATGAACCAATGATTCCGACCGGCACGCGCTGGCTACATGACGAAGACGCACAGCGGGTTTGCCGCGTGGTGCAGGAGGGCGGGCATCCTATCTATTTCGTCGGCGGCTGCGTGCGCGATGCGCTGCTTGGCTTGCCGGATAGCGACGTCGATCTCTCCACCGAGGCGATGCCTGAAACGGTGATGGCGCTGGCCAAGGCCGCCGGGGTCAAGGCCGTGCCGACTGGGATCGACCATGGCACGGTGACGTTGGTCTCGGGCGGCAAACCCTTTGAGATCACCACCTTTCGCCGCGATGTAGAGACTGATGGCCGCCGGGCTGTCGTCGCCTTTTCCACCGATATCGCTGATGACGCCCGCCGCCGGGATTTCACGATGAACGCGCTCTATGCCACGCCCGAGGGCCGTGTGGTCGACCCCTTGGGCGGGCTTCCCGACCTGCGCGCGCGCCGGTTGCGTTTCATCGAGGATGCAGGTCAGCGTATCCGCGAAGATTACCTGCGCACCCTGCGCTATTTCCGCTTCATGGCGTGGTATGGTGACCCTGAAGTGGGGCCAGAGCCGGATGCGCTCGATGCCATCGCGTCGAATTTGGATGGGCTCGAGACGCTCTCGGCGGAACGTGTGGGGCAGGAGTTCAAAAAACTCCTCCGCGCGCCTGATCCTGCCCCCGCACTGGCTCTGATGCGGCAAACCGGTGCTTTGCCCGTGCTTTTGCCGGGGAGTAATGACCGTTGGATCTCCATGCTGGTCCATTTCGAACAGGGGCTTGGCCTTGATCCCGATTGGCTGGTGCGTCTGGCCGCGCTGGGCGGGGAGGGTTTGACCGACCGTCTGCGGCTGAGCAAAGCAGAGGTCAAACATCTCACCCTGCTGCAAGAGCAGGGCTTCGCAGGGCCGCCATTGCCTGAGCTTGCCTATCGTCATGGGGCAGGGGTGGCCATTGGGGTGGCTTTGCTGCGGGGCTGTATGGCGGAACAGATGCCCGAAACCGGCATGTTAGAGACGATAAAAGCCGCCGCGGCGGCCCGTTTCCCGGTAACGGCCAAAGACCTGATGCCCGCATTCAAAGGCCCGGCCTTGGGCCAAGAGCTTGCCCGGCTTGAACAGCTTTGGATCAACTCCGGCTTCACCTTGACCCGGGCGGACCTATTGGCCCGGCGCAGCTAG
- a CDS encoding ABC transporter ATP-binding protein, translating into MFRFFENLVDPYVSYREKDVPPQGLWPFLRDYAQPFKKVFALAGLMAILVAAIEVGLIYYMGRIVDLLGSDPARMWADHGTELILVALAVLLLRPMVQAVDVMLLNNAILPNFGTLIRWRAHRHVLRQSVGWFENDFAGRIANRIMQTPPAAGEVVFQVFDAISYSLAYMIGAAILLSTSDIRLLVPLLGWFILYGGLVAWTIKRVGPASKAASDARSQVTGRVVDAYTNIHSVKMFAHHDLEVDFAGEAIEEARRTFQGEMRIFTIMDVVLTLLNGMLIVGVVGWALVLWMGAEASVGVVAAAAALALRLNSMTGWIMWALSSFFRELGVVAEGMETIAQPLALTDRRDAPPLKLTEGRIEMAGLSHHYGRDSGGVQDINITVQPGERIGLVGRSGAGKSTLVKLILRFYDAETGEIRIDGQDIAQVRQDSLRRHIGVVQQDSALLHRSVRENILYGRPDASEAEMIAAAKQAQAHEFILDLTDPEGRSGYDARVGERGVKLSGGQRQRITLARVILKDAPILLLDEATSALDSEVEAVIQETLYGMMAGKTVIAIAHRLSTIAEMDRILVLDQGRIVEEGSHDALLQKAGLYAAFWHRQSGGFLALDEKT; encoded by the coding sequence ATGTTCCGCTTTTTTGAAAACCTCGTCGATCCCTATGTCTCCTATCGCGAGAAGGACGTGCCGCCCCAAGGGCTCTGGCCCTTCCTGCGGGACTATGCGCAGCCGTTCAAAAAGGTATTCGCCCTCGCCGGGCTGATGGCGATCCTCGTCGCCGCGATTGAGGTTGGCCTGATCTACTACATGGGCCGCATCGTCGATCTGCTGGGCAGCGATCCCGCGCGGATGTGGGCGGACCATGGGACCGAGTTGATCCTCGTAGCGCTGGCTGTGTTGTTGCTGCGGCCCATGGTGCAGGCGGTCGATGTGATGCTTCTGAACAATGCCATCTTGCCGAACTTCGGGACGTTGATCCGTTGGCGGGCGCATCGTCATGTCTTGCGGCAATCCGTGGGCTGGTTCGAGAATGACTTCGCCGGGCGTATTGCCAACCGGATCATGCAAACGCCACCGGCAGCGGGGGAGGTGGTCTTTCAGGTCTTCGATGCGATTTCTTACTCGTTGGCCTATATGATCGGCGCGGCGATCCTGCTCTCTACCTCGGATATCCGTTTATTAGTGCCGCTTTTGGGGTGGTTCATCCTCTATGGCGGCTTGGTGGCTTGGACGATCAAACGGGTCGGCCCTGCGTCCAAAGCGGCGTCGGACGCGCGGTCGCAGGTGACGGGGCGTGTGGTGGATGCCTATACCAATATCCATTCGGTCAAGATGTTCGCGCATCATGATCTGGAGGTCGATTTCGCGGGTGAAGCCATCGAAGAGGCGCGGCGCACGTTTCAAGGTGAGATGCGTATTTTCACCATCATGGATGTGGTCCTGACCCTTCTCAACGGCATGTTGATCGTGGGCGTCGTCGGCTGGGCCTTGGTGTTGTGGATGGGCGCGGAGGCAAGCGTCGGTGTTGTCGCCGCTGCCGCCGCGCTGGCGCTGCGGCTTAACTCCATGACCGGTTGGATCATGTGGGCGCTGTCGAGCTTTTTCCGCGAATTAGGTGTCGTCGCCGAAGGGATGGAGACCATTGCCCAGCCCCTCGCCCTCACCGACCGCCGCGATGCGCCGCCGCTGAAACTCACCGAAGGGCGGATCGAAATGGCGGGGCTGAGCCATCACTACGGGCGCGACAGCGGCGGGGTTCAGGACATCAATATCACCGTGCAGCCGGGCGAGAGGATTGGCCTTGTGGGCCGCTCAGGTGCCGGGAAATCGACCCTCGTAAAGCTGATACTGCGGTTCTACGACGCCGAAACCGGTGAAATCCGGATCGACGGGCAGGACATCGCGCAGGTCCGGCAAGACAGTCTGCGGCGGCATATCGGTGTGGTGCAGCAGGATTCCGCGCTGCTGCATCGCTCGGTGCGCGAGAATATTCTCTATGGCCGTCCCGACGCCAGCGAGGCCGAGATGATCGCCGCGGCGAAACAGGCGCAGGCGCATGAGTTCATCCTCGATCTGACCGATCCTGAGGGGCGCTCGGGCTATGACGCGCGTGTGGGTGAGCGGGGCGTGAAACTGTCCGGCGGGCAACGGCAGCGGATCACGCTGGCACGGGTGATCCTCAAGGACGCGCCGATCTTGTTGCTGGACGAGGCGACAAGCGCGCTCGACAGTGAGGTGGAGGCGGTCATTCAGGAAACGCTCTATGGCATGATGGCGGGCAAGACCGTCATCGCCATCGCGCACAGGCTGTCGACGATTGCCGAGATGGACCGAATTCTGGTTCTGGATCAGGGTCGTATCGTCGAAGAGGGCAGCCATGACGCGCTTTTGCAGAAAGCAGGCCTATATGCAGCTTTCTGGCACCGTCAGTCGGGTGGTTTTCTCGCATTGGATGAAAAAACGTGA
- a CDS encoding ABC transporter ATP-binding protein, with protein MSISNWINPFRPAEGPPPQTLWAFIRWCLAGAWPVLWLAAFLSAAAGAMEAGTAWILGKVIDATVSAGPERFFEGSSLVLVLGAIAFFLVARPVLFGLSSASNAIMVQPNVNPLVLSRLHRWTLGQNVNFFDEDFAGRIAQKQMQAARAVTDVAAEVINVVAFALASLVGSVALLLAIDWRVAVGFSVWLVMYLALINWFLPRVRKRAAGRAGARAMVSGQVVDTITNIKTVKLFAHADHEDRAALSAMQSFRARALEFGYLAAGFRLALMSLAGLLPVLLLGGTILLWQRGLASEGDIVASGAIAIRIAQMTGWVSFTLMAIYSNIGEVEDGMRTLTPRVRLDDEPDAQELVVEAGEIELRDLGFAYGRQTGGIDRISLTIQPGEKLGIVGASGAGKSTLVALLLRLYEPEQGKILIDGVDTTTVTQESLRRNIGMVTQETAMFNRSARDNILYGRPDATEAEVIAAAERAEAHEFIQQLEDHKGRCGYDAHLGERGVKLSGGQRQRIALARAILKDAPILVLDEATSALDSEVEAAIQETLDRVMEGKTVLAIAHRLSTLTEMDRIMVLDAGRIAEIGSHADLLAQDGLYARYWHRQSGGFLDVKAAE; from the coding sequence GTGAGCATTTCGAATTGGATCAACCCGTTTCGCCCCGCCGAAGGGCCGCCACCGCAGACCCTCTGGGCCTTCATCCGCTGGTGCCTTGCAGGCGCTTGGCCGGTGCTCTGGCTCGCGGCATTCCTCTCAGCCGCCGCGGGCGCGATGGAGGCGGGCACGGCGTGGATTTTGGGCAAGGTGATCGATGCCACGGTCAGTGCGGGGCCGGAGCGGTTTTTTGAGGGCAGCAGTCTGGTTTTGGTCTTGGGCGCGATTGCGTTTTTCCTTGTGGCGCGTCCCGTGCTGTTTGGCCTCTCCTCGGCCTCCAACGCGATCATGGTGCAGCCTAATGTGAACCCGCTGGTGCTGTCGCGGCTGCACCGTTGGACATTGGGGCAGAACGTTAATTTCTTTGATGAAGACTTCGCCGGGCGCATTGCGCAAAAGCAGATGCAGGCCGCGCGGGCGGTGACGGATGTGGCCGCCGAAGTGATCAACGTGGTGGCCTTTGCGCTTGCCTCTCTGGTGGGGTCGGTCGCCTTGCTTTTGGCGATCGACTGGCGTGTGGCGGTTGGGTTTTCCGTCTGGCTGGTGATGTATCTGGCGCTGATCAACTGGTTCTTGCCGCGCGTGCGCAAACGGGCCGCGGGGCGGGCCGGGGCGCGGGCGATGGTGTCGGGGCAGGTGGTTGATACGATCACGAACATCAAGACGGTGAAGCTTTTCGCCCATGCCGATCACGAAGACCGCGCGGCACTTTCCGCGATGCAGAGCTTTCGCGCCCGGGCCTTGGAGTTCGGCTATCTCGCCGCCGGGTTCCGTCTGGCGCTGATGAGCCTTGCGGGGCTTTTGCCGGTTCTGCTTTTGGGCGGGACGATCCTGCTGTGGCAGCGCGGATTGGCGAGCGAGGGCGATATCGTCGCCTCTGGCGCCATCGCGATCCGTATCGCGCAGATGACGGGCTGGGTCTCTTTCACGCTGATGGCGATCTATTCGAATATTGGGGAGGTCGAAGACGGCATGCGCACCCTGACGCCGCGCGTGCGGCTGGATGATGAGCCTGATGCGCAGGAACTGGTCGTCGAGGCCGGAGAGATCGAATTGCGCGATCTGGGCTTTGCCTATGGCCGTCAAACTGGGGGGATCGACCGGATATCGCTGACCATCCAACCGGGTGAGAAGCTGGGCATCGTCGGTGCTTCGGGGGCGGGGAAATCGACCCTCGTGGCGCTGCTCTTGCGGCTCTATGAACCGGAGCAGGGCAAGATATTGATCGACGGGGTAGATACCACGACGGTGACCCAAGAGAGCCTGCGCCGCAATATCGGTATGGTCACGCAGGAGACGGCGATGTTCAACCGCTCCGCGCGGGACAACATCCTGTATGGCCGCCCCGATGCGACCGAGGCCGAGGTCATCGCCGCCGCCGAACGCGCCGAGGCGCATGAGTTCATTCAGCAACTCGAAGATCACAAAGGTCGCTGCGGCTATGACGCGCATTTGGGGGAGCGTGGGGTGAAGCTTTCGGGTGGCCAGCGCCAGCGCATCGCCTTGGCCCGCGCCATCCTGAAAGACGCGCCGATACTGGTGCTGGACGAGGCGACAAGCGCCCTTGATAGCGAGGTGGAGGCCGCCATTCAGGAGACCCTAGACCGTGTGATGGAAGGCAAAACCGTGCTGGCCATTGCCCACCGTCTGTCGACCCTGACCGAGATGGACCGCATCATGGTGCTGGACGCGGGCCGCATTGCAGAGATTGGCAGCCATGCCGATTTGCTTGCCCAAGACGGGCTTTATGCGCGCTATTGGCACCGGCAGTCGGGCGGGTTTCTGGATGTGAAGGCGGCGGAATAG
- a CDS encoding argininosuccinate synthase: MSAPKKVVLAYSGGLDTSIILKWLQTEYGCEVVTFTADLGQGEELEPARKKAEMMGIAPENIYIEDVREEFVRDFVFPMFRANAVYEGLYLLGTSIARPLISKRLVEIAEETGADAVAHGATGKGNDQVRFELAAYALNPDIKVIAPWREWDLSSRTKLLAFAEQNQIPIAKDKRGEAPFSVDANLLHTSSEGKVLEDPAVDAPDYVYQRTVNPEDAPDTPEYVEIGFERGDAVSINGEAMSPATILTKLNELGGKHGCGRLDLVEGRFVGMKSRGIYETPGGTLLLEAHRGIESITLDRGAMHLKDELMPKYAELIYNGFWYSPERTMLQAAIDASQTHVTGTVRLKLYKGHVRTVGRWSDHSLYSEAHVTFEDDAGAYDQKDAAGFIQLNALRLKLLAARDKRSKG; the protein is encoded by the coding sequence ATGTCCGCGCCCAAGAAAGTCGTGCTTGCCTATTCCGGCGGCCTCGATACCTCGATCATCCTGAAATGGCTGCAAACCGAATATGGCTGCGAGGTGGTGACCTTCACCGCCGATCTCGGCCAAGGCGAAGAGCTGGAACCGGCCCGCAAAAAGGCCGAGATGATGGGCATCGCGCCTGAGAACATCTACATCGAAGACGTGCGCGAGGAATTCGTCCGCGACTTCGTCTTCCCAATGTTCCGCGCCAATGCGGTCTATGAAGGTCTCTACCTTCTGGGCACCTCCATCGCCCGCCCGCTGATCTCCAAGCGTCTGGTCGAGATCGCCGAAGAAACCGGCGCCGATGCCGTCGCCCACGGCGCCACCGGCAAGGGCAACGATCAGGTCCGGTTTGAACTCGCCGCCTATGCGCTGAACCCCGACATCAAGGTCATCGCCCCCTGGCGCGAATGGGACCTGTCGAGCCGCACCAAACTTCTGGCCTTCGCCGAGCAGAACCAGATCCCAATCGCCAAAGACAAGCGCGGCGAAGCGCCCTTCTCGGTCGATGCCAACCTGCTGCACACCTCTTCCGAAGGCAAAGTGCTCGAAGATCCGGCGGTCGACGCGCCCGACTACGTCTACCAGCGCACCGTGAACCCAGAGGATGCCCCCGACACGCCCGAATACGTCGAAATCGGCTTCGAGCGCGGCGATGCGGTCAGCATCAACGGCGAAGCCATGTCCCCCGCCACGATCCTCACCAAACTGAACGAACTTGGCGGCAAACACGGCTGTGGCCGCCTCGATCTGGTCGAAGGCCGTTTCGTCGGCATGAAATCCCGCGGCATCTATGAGACCCCCGGCGGCACCCTGCTGCTTGAGGCCCACCGCGGTATCGAATCCATCACCCTCGACCGCGGCGCCATGCACCTCAAGGACGAGCTGATGCCGAAATACGCCGAGCTTATCTACAACGGCTTCTGGTACAGCCCCGAACGGACCATGCTGCAAGCCGCCATCGACGCGAGCCAAACCCATGTCACCGGCACCGTGCGCCTGAAGCTCTACAAAGGCCATGTCCGCACCGTCGGCCGCTGGTCCGATCACAGCCTCTATTCCGAGGCCCATGTGACCTTCGAGGACGACGCCGGCGCCTACGACCAGAAAGACGCCGCAGGCTTCATCCAACTGAACGCCCTGCGCCTCAAACTCCTCGCCGCCCGCGACAAACGCAGCAAAGGCTGA
- a CDS encoding Hsp33 family molecular chaperone HslO, whose amino-acid sequence MTQGTKIAWDDTVLPFQLDDVDMRGRVARLDGVLEGILKQHDYPPQVEALVAEMALLTALIGQTIKLRWKLSLQVQSKGAVRMIATDYYGPEKEGEPARIRAYASYDADRLTDDAPFEQVGEGYFAIMIDQGQGMTPYQGITPLAGGSLAACAEAYFAQSEQLPTRFSLSFGKSSGPDEPEHWRAGGIMLQHMPKASPLAASGEGSGDILKADDLVEGDEAEDWNRVNILLGTVEDLELIGPSVPPTDLLLRLFHEEQPRVYDPQPVRFGCTCSEDRVRQSLSIYSARDIEKMTTDEGRVTADCQFCGAHYDLDPATVGFDAKA is encoded by the coding sequence ATGACCCAAGGAACTAAAATCGCGTGGGACGATACCGTTCTGCCCTTTCAGCTTGATGATGTCGACATGCGCGGCCGCGTGGCGCGGCTTGATGGCGTGTTGGAAGGCATCCTGAAACAGCACGACTATCCGCCGCAGGTCGAAGCGCTGGTGGCCGAGATGGCGTTGCTGACCGCATTGATCGGCCAGACGATCAAACTGCGTTGGAAGCTGTCGCTGCAGGTGCAGTCCAAAGGTGCCGTTCGGATGATCGCGACCGATTACTACGGCCCCGAGAAAGAAGGCGAGCCTGCGCGCATCCGCGCCTATGCCAGCTATGATGCGGACCGGCTGACCGATGACGCCCCGTTCGAGCAGGTCGGCGAAGGCTATTTCGCAATCATGATCGACCAAGGTCAAGGCATGACCCCCTATCAGGGCATCACGCCGCTGGCCGGTGGGTCTCTGGCCGCCTGTGCCGAAGCCTATTTCGCCCAATCCGAACAGTTGCCGACCCGCTTTTCCCTGAGCTTTGGCAAATCGTCCGGCCCGGATGAGCCGGAGCATTGGCGCGCGGGTGGCATCATGTTGCAGCATATGCCCAAAGCCTCGCCGTTGGCGGCGTCGGGCGAGGGGAGCGGTGACATTCTCAAGGCCGATGACTTGGTCGAGGGCGATGAGGCCGAGGATTGGAACCGCGTGAACATCCTGCTCGGCACCGTTGAGGATTTGGAGCTGATCGGCCCCAGCGTCCCGCCGACCGATCTGCTGCTGCGATTGTTTCACGAGGAACAACCGCGAGTCTATGACCCCCAACCTGTGCGTTTCGGATGCACCTGTTCCGAAGACCGCGTGCGGCAAAGCCTGTCGATCTACTCGGCCCGCGATATCGAAAAGATGACCACGGACGAAGGTCGGGTCACCGCCGATTGCCAATTCTGCGGCGCACATTACGACCTTGATCCGGCCACGGTCGGTTTCGACGCCAAGGCCTAA
- a CDS encoding PP2C family protein-serine/threonine phosphatase → MKLDIPSLSEAVATPAVAPLVLVVEGDETRRACLSTALKGWGYEVVSAASEAEAPALCTQRGPDIVLCSGAISGLDFCRAFRELSEARSYLILLVDSQEGVVDCALDAGADDVLIRPAGLPELRARLMAGARFLAMQRELTQKNQLITETLDILRQVHARIDKDLVEAKKFQQSLLRERYRAMEGGNLSMMLRSAGHVGGDLVGYFPVRPGVVGLFGLDVSGHGISSALMTARLAGYLSAATPDQNLALTLSPGGPTRRVHRVKWLRN, encoded by the coding sequence ATGAAATTGGATATCCCCAGCCTTTCCGAAGCAGTGGCGACGCCTGCTGTGGCGCCTTTGGTTTTGGTGGTCGAGGGGGATGAGACCCGGCGGGCCTGTCTTTCGACGGCGTTGAAGGGATGGGGATATGAGGTGGTTTCTGCCGCCTCGGAAGCCGAGGCGCCGGCCCTTTGCACGCAGCGGGGGCCTGATATCGTGCTTTGCAGTGGGGCGATATCGGGGCTCGATTTTTGTCGGGCTTTCCGGGAGCTCTCGGAAGCGCGCAGTTATCTCATTCTGTTGGTCGATAGTCAGGAGGGGGTGGTGGACTGCGCTCTTGATGCGGGGGCTGATGATGTTTTGATACGGCCCGCCGGTCTGCCGGAGCTACGCGCGCGTCTTATGGCGGGGGCGCGTTTTCTGGCCATGCAGCGGGAGTTGACGCAGAAAAACCAGCTGATCACCGAGACTTTGGATATTCTGCGGCAGGTGCATGCGCGGATCGACAAGGATTTGGTCGAGGCGAAGAAATTTCAGCAATCGCTGCTTCGCGAGCGTTATCGTGCCATGGAGGGGGGCAATCTGTCGATGATGCTGCGCTCTGCCGGGCATGTTGGCGGGGATTTGGTCGGGTATTTCCCGGTGCGGCCGGGGGTCGTTGGGCTGTTTGGCTTGGATGTGTCTGGGCATGGGATCAGTTCGGCCCTGATGACGGCGCGGCTGGCGGGGTATCTGTCGGCGGCCACGCCGGATCAGAACCTTGCCCTCACGCTTTCGCCCGGGGGACCTACGCGGCGCGTCCACCGGGTGAAGTGGTTGCGGAACTGA
- a CDS encoding CoA pyrophosphatase, with product MSDRFQSFREALAQTGVESSDFDLNPEVTLPEGRALRPAGVLAPVVDTGARLELILTKRSSALKHHPGQIAFPGGKQDGGDADVIAAALREAREEIGLPSDIVDVLGVLPAHETVTGFSVTPVIGYVTRDFTVVPEPGEVEEVFRVPLDHVLDPSNYLVHSRRWRGQRRYYYAVPYGPYYIWGATARMLRAWATRMNQ from the coding sequence GTGAGCGACCGGTTCCAGTCCTTTCGCGAGGCGCTTGCCCAGACCGGGGTGGAATCCTCTGATTTCGATCTGAACCCAGAGGTTACCCTCCCCGAGGGGCGTGCCCTGCGCCCTGCGGGGGTGCTGGCCCCGGTGGTGGATACCGGTGCGCGGCTGGAGCTGATCCTGACCAAACGGTCTTCGGCGCTGAAACATCACCCCGGGCAGATCGCCTTTCCGGGGGGCAAACAAGACGGCGGCGATGCGGATGTCATCGCCGCCGCCCTGCGCGAAGCCCGCGAAGAGATCGGCCTGCCGAGCGATATCGTGGATGTCTTGGGCGTGCTTCCGGCTCATGAGACGGTCACCGGCTTTAGCGTGACCCCCGTGATCGGCTATGTGACGCGGGATTTCACCGTGGTGCCTGAGCCCGGTGAGGTCGAAGAGGTGTTTCGCGTGCCGCTTGACCATGTGCTCGACCCCAGCAACTACCTTGTGCATTCCCGGCGTTGGCGCGGCCAGCGGCGGTATTATTACGCCGTTCCCTACGGCCCCTATTACATCTGGGGCGCGACCGCGCGTATGTTACGGGCATGGGCGACACGAATGAACCAATGA
- a CDS encoding NUDIX domain-containing protein — MIRRTGETPQPGQRYTPRPGVYAILPLQRRFLMTLEMAEETEVQLPGGGIEAGESPLQALHREVLEETGWRIARPRRLGAFRRFTYMKDYDLWAQKICHVYVAHPVRQIAAPTEPHHATLVLSASEALATLTNEGDRLFLQRHLG; from the coding sequence ATGATCCGACGTACAGGTGAGACACCGCAACCCGGCCAACGCTACACGCCACGCCCCGGCGTCTATGCCATTCTGCCGCTGCAACGACGTTTTCTAATGACGCTGGAAATGGCGGAGGAGACCGAGGTGCAATTGCCCGGCGGCGGTATCGAGGCGGGGGAATCCCCGCTTCAAGCGCTGCACCGCGAGGTGCTGGAAGAAACCGGCTGGCGCATCGCCCGCCCGCGCCGATTGGGAGCCTTCCGCCGCTTTACCTATATGAAGGACTACGACCTCTGGGCGCAGAAGATCTGCCACGTCTATGTCGCCCATCCCGTGCGCCAGATCGCCGCCCCGACAGAGCCGCATCACGCCACGCTGGTGCTATCGGCCAGCGAAGCGCTGGCAACCCTCACCAATGAAGGTGACCGTTTGTTTCTGCAACGCCACCTAGGCTAG
- a CDS encoding class I SAM-dependent RNA methyltransferase, whose protein sequence is MTEHEILRLGHHGDGIAQGPIFAPMTLPGETVTGVVDGQQLRDLRIVTPSDQRVAPPCRHFKSCGGCQLQHAADDFVAAWKVDVVRNALSAHGLETEFRPIQTSPAQSRRRATFAARRTKKGAMAGFHGRASDVLIEVPGCQLVDPALLPGLKVAEELALIGTSRKAELAVTVTLSEEGLDVSVANGKPLDGPLRQQLAQACEALSLARLTWDGEVIAMRAPPVQRFGDAPVTPPPGAFLQATRHGEAALLEAVRDAVGEAEVVADLFAGCGTFALPLAQQARVHAVEGDAEMIAALEGGWRRAKGAKPLTAETRDLFRRPLLPDELAKIDAVVLDPPRAGAEAQVAEIIRAEVPRVAYVSCNPVSFARDVQNMVAAGYRLDWVQVVDQFRWSSHVELAACLTLPES, encoded by the coding sequence ATGACTGAACATGAAATCTTGCGTCTCGGCCACCACGGCGATGGCATCGCCCAAGGTCCGATCTTTGCCCCGATGACCCTGCCGGGGGAAACCGTCACCGGCGTTGTCGATGGGCAGCAGCTTCGCGATCTGCGGATCGTCACCCCCTCCGACCAGCGGGTCGCACCGCCCTGTCGCCATTTCAAATCTTGCGGCGGCTGCCAGTTGCAGCATGCCGCGGATGATTTCGTGGCGGCTTGGAAGGTCGATGTGGTGCGCAACGCGCTTTCGGCTCATGGGTTAGAGACAGAATTTCGCCCCATCCAAACCTCCCCCGCGCAATCGCGCCGTCGGGCGACCTTTGCCGCGCGGCGGACCAAAAAGGGCGCTATGGCGGGCTTTCATGGCCGCGCTTCTGACGTGCTGATCGAGGTGCCGGGCTGTCAGTTGGTCGATCCCGCCTTGCTGCCGGGGCTGAAGGTGGCCGAAGAACTGGCGCTGATCGGCACCAGCCGAAAGGCCGAATTGGCCGTCACGGTCACCCTGTCGGAAGAGGGGCTGGACGTCTCTGTCGCCAATGGCAAACCGCTCGACGGGCCGCTGCGCCAGCAATTGGCACAGGCCTGTGAGGCTCTCTCTCTGGCGCGGCTCACTTGGGATGGCGAGGTGATCGCGATGCGCGCGCCGCCCGTACAGCGCTTTGGCGATGCGCCGGTCACGCCGCCGCCGGGCGCCTTCTTGCAGGCCACCCGCCATGGCGAAGCAGCTTTGCTAGAGGCGGTCAGGGACGCCGTGGGCGAGGCCGAGGTCGTGGCCGATCTTTTCGCAGGTTGCGGCACCTTTGCCTTGCCCCTGGCGCAGCAGGCGCGGGTGCACGCGGTGGAAGGCGATGCCGAGATGATCGCCGCGCTGGAAGGGGGCTGGCGTCGGGCCAAGGGGGCAAAACCGCTCACCGCCGAGACGCGCGATCTGTTTCGCCGACCGCTCCTTCCGGATGAACTGGCCAAGATCGACGCCGTGGTGCTCGACCCGCCCCGCGCGGGGGCCGAAGCGCAGGTGGCCGAGATCATCCGCGCCGAAGTGCCGCGCGTGGCCTATGTCTCCTGCAATCCGGTGAGCTTTGCCCGCGATGTGCAGAACATGGTCGCGGCAGGCTATCGGCTGGACTGGGTACAGGTGGTCGACCAGTTCCGCTGGTCGTCCCATGTGGAACTCGCCGCCTGTCTGACCCTGCCTGAAAGCTAA